Proteins found in one Methylobacter sp. S3L5C genomic segment:
- a CDS encoding dihydrofolate reductase — protein MKISLIVAMASNRVIGLNNKMPWHLSADLKKFKKITMGSPILMGRKTYESIGRPLPGRTNMIISRNLDYQQNGCVVFNDLKKALEKACENTEEIFIIGGSDLYQSILPIADTIYLTLINQEFQGDTFFPKIELNDWSEVEREDIIDDPEAAFNYSFLKLEKIIPNIC, from the coding sequence ATGAAAATATCACTTATCGTCGCGATGGCGAGTAATCGGGTCATTGGCCTGAATAATAAAATGCCATGGCATTTGTCAGCCGATCTTAAGAAATTTAAAAAAATCACTATGGGTTCGCCTATTTTAATGGGCAGAAAAACGTATGAATCCATAGGCAGACCATTACCTGGCCGCACTAATATGATTATCAGTAGAAACCTCGACTATCAACAGAATGGCTGTGTGGTTTTTAATGACCTTAAAAAAGCACTCGAAAAAGCGTGTGAAAATACTGAAGAAATTTTTATTATTGGCGGCTCTGATCTTTATCAATCGATATTACCAATAGCCGATACGATCTATCTTACCCTTATAAACCAAGAGTTTCAGGGTGATACATTTTTCCCTAAAATTGAATTAAATGATTGGTCTGAGGTGGAACGGGAAGATATTATCGATGACCCTGAGGCAGCCTTTAATTACAGTTTTTTAAAGCTTGAAAAAATAATCCCCAACATCTGCTAG
- a CDS encoding tetratricopeptide repeat protein — protein sequence MPVTTKEYVGASACKQCHQTEVNAWQGSHHDLAMQEATAQTVLGDFNNAKFKHFDVESTFFKRDDKFMVRTDGPDGKLTDYSITYTFGVTPLQQYLIAFPGGRYQTLGIAWDSRPKSEGGQRWFHLYPKEKIDHTDQLHWTGRYQNWNMECAECHSTHLKKGYDAQTDTYKTTFKEINVACESCHGPASQHVEWAKQAQPPYSDVNKGLAVKLQSHWQDAWKFSDKGVIAHREQPADDTLMNVCWACHSRRLTLVEGSLPGLPLEDTHQPALLTQPTYHADGQQRDEDYTWGSFRQSKMFQNGVTCMDCHEPHSLKLRAEGNALCTRCHVAETFDTEKHHFHKPDSKGAACMDCHAPEQNYMVNDGRHDHSFRLPRPDLSQSLGSPNACTQCHQKQKPEWAAGIMDKWYGKDWRKRPHYGTTLHAGTTQGIKALPALQELAQDSASPAVVRATALTLIKPMMSPDLLTFARSQLKDADSSVRIAGLGLIESVDPINRTLSASPLLTDPVRGVRIEAARVLADIPDSQIAEGRRDSRNNAMQEYKDALKLNADWPAENINVGNFYLQQGKIDEAIVAYQRVTTLDPLFVGAYANLADAYRQQGRDGEGEKQLRKGLSLIPDAADLHHALGLLLVRKANKAAALQEFAKAGKLAPDNARYVYVYGIALNSMGKQREALAVLKAAEKRQPHNLQILSALISMQREAGDNKGALVYARKAAEALPGNKEIEQLIVELDRVK from the coding sequence ATGCCTGTCACGACTAAAGAATATGTTGGTGCCAGCGCCTGTAAGCAATGTCATCAGACCGAAGTTAACGCATGGCAAGGCTCGCATCATGATTTGGCGATGCAGGAAGCTACTGCACAAACCGTACTTGGCGACTTTAATAACGCTAAATTTAAACACTTCGATGTCGAATCGACTTTTTTTAAGCGTGACGATAAGTTTATGGTACGCACTGACGGCCCGGATGGTAAATTAACTGATTATTCAATCACCTACACGTTTGGTGTTACGCCACTACAACAATATTTGATTGCCTTTCCCGGAGGCCGTTATCAAACGCTTGGTATTGCCTGGGACAGCCGTCCAAAAAGCGAAGGCGGGCAACGCTGGTTTCATTTGTATCCAAAGGAAAAAATCGATCATACCGATCAATTGCATTGGACGGGGCGTTACCAAAACTGGAACATGGAATGCGCTGAATGCCATTCAACTCATCTGAAAAAAGGCTACGATGCCCAAACAGACACCTATAAAACAACTTTCAAGGAGATCAATGTCGCTTGTGAGTCTTGCCACGGCCCTGCATCACAGCATGTCGAGTGGGCGAAGCAGGCACAGCCGCCCTATTCGGATGTTAACAAAGGCTTGGCAGTGAAGCTGCAAAGCCACTGGCAAGACGCGTGGAAGTTTTCTGATAAAGGCGTTATTGCTCATCGTGAACAGCCTGCCGACGATACCTTGATGAATGTCTGTTGGGCTTGTCATTCACGCCGCTTGACGCTGGTTGAAGGCAGTTTGCCGGGTTTGCCGCTGGAAGATACGCATCAACCTGCATTACTGACGCAGCCGACTTATCATGCCGATGGACAGCAACGCGACGAAGATTACACCTGGGGATCGTTCCGTCAGAGCAAGATGTTCCAGAATGGAGTGACTTGTATGGATTGTCACGAGCCTCATTCCCTTAAATTACGCGCCGAAGGTAATGCGCTATGTACTCGTTGTCATGTTGCCGAAACATTTGATACGGAAAAACATCATTTCCACAAGCCCGATTCAAAAGGTGCTGCGTGTATGGACTGCCACGCACCTGAACAAAATTACATGGTGAACGATGGGCGGCACGATCATAGTTTTCGTTTACCCAGACCGGATTTATCACAATCGTTAGGCAGCCCAAATGCCTGCACCCAATGCCATCAAAAACAAAAGCCCGAATGGGCCGCTGGTATAATGGATAAATGGTATGGCAAGGATTGGCGTAAGCGTCCGCATTACGGCACGACACTGCACGCTGGGACAACGCAGGGCATTAAAGCATTACCTGCATTACAAGAACTTGCTCAGGATTCAGCAAGTCCGGCGGTTGTTCGTGCTACCGCTCTTACGTTGATCAAGCCGATGATGAGTCCGGATCTGTTAACGTTTGCACGATCGCAATTGAAAGATGCCGATTCTTCGGTGCGTATTGCCGGTCTTGGCTTGATTGAATCTGTTGATCCAATCAATCGAACACTATCCGCTTCGCCATTGCTTACCGATCCGGTTCGTGGTGTACGCATTGAAGCTGCGCGAGTGCTTGCTGATATACCAGACAGTCAGATTGCAGAGGGGCGGCGGGATAGTCGCAATAATGCGATGCAAGAATATAAGGATGCCCTAAAGCTTAATGCTGACTGGCCGGCGGAAAATATTAATGTTGGTAACTTTTACCTGCAGCAAGGCAAAATAGACGAGGCTATTGTCGCCTATCAACGCGTTACTACTCTTGATCCACTCTTTGTTGGCGCCTATGCCAATCTTGCCGATGCCTATCGTCAGCAAGGTCGCGATGGTGAAGGCGAAAAACAATTACGTAAAGGTTTGTCATTAATCCCCGATGCGGCGGATTTACACCATGCACTAGGCTTGTTATTGGTACGTAAGGCAAATAAAGCTGCTGCGCTACAAGAATTCGCCAAGGCCGGTAAGCTTGCTCCAGATAATGCCCGCTATGTGTATGTTTACGGCATCGCACTTAATTCTATGGGTAAGCAACGCGAAGCGTTGGCCGTATTGAAAGCGGCTGAAAAGCGTCAACCACACAACCTCCAGATACTCAGCGCATTGATTTCGATGCAGCGCGAGGCGGGCGACAACAAAGGGGCACTTGTTTATGCAAGAAAAGCTGCCGAAGCATTGCCGGGCAATAAAGAAATAGAGCAGTTAATCGTAGAATTAGACCGTGTAAAGTGA
- the thiS gene encoding sulfur carrier protein ThiS produces MIIVVNGETREYTEQTNVADVIASMGLTGKKIAIELNKEILPFQQYDTHLLQAEDRLEIVHAIGGGQEDSFILAGVTYHSRLLVGTGKYKDMEETRLAIEASGAQIVTVAIRRTNIGQTPGEPNLLDVISPDKYTILPNTAGCYTVEDAVRTCRLGRELLGGHNLVKLEVLADQKTLFPNVAETYLAAELLVKDGFDVMVYTNDDPIAAKRLEDIGCIAVMPLAAPIGSGLGIRNPYNILTIIENAKVPILVDAGVGTASDAAIAMELGCAGVLMNTAIAEAKNPILMASAMRKGIEAGREAYLAGRMARKRFASASSPIDGLFF; encoded by the coding sequence ATGATAATTGTTGTTAACGGCGAAACCCGTGAATATACCGAACAAACCAATGTTGCCGATGTCATCGCCAGCATGGGCTTAACCGGCAAAAAAATCGCTATTGAATTGAACAAGGAAATCTTGCCCTTTCAGCAATATGACACCCATTTATTACAGGCGGAAGATCGCCTGGAAATTGTACATGCCATTGGTGGTGGTCAGGAAGATTCATTCATACTTGCCGGTGTCACTTATCATTCACGACTACTGGTCGGTACGGGTAAATACAAAGATATGGAAGAAACCCGACTGGCTATTGAAGCCAGTGGTGCCCAAATTGTGACTGTTGCCATTCGGCGCACCAATATTGGCCAGACCCCCGGGGAACCCAATTTACTGGATGTTATTTCACCCGACAAATACACCATTCTGCCCAATACCGCAGGTTGTTATACAGTCGAAGATGCCGTAAGAACCTGCCGTTTGGGCCGGGAATTACTCGGTGGACACAATCTGGTTAAACTGGAAGTATTAGCTGACCAAAAAACATTATTTCCTAACGTTGCTGAAACCTATCTGGCCGCCGAATTATTGGTTAAAGACGGCTTCGATGTCATGGTTTACACCAATGATGATCCGATTGCCGCAAAAAGACTGGAAGATATCGGTTGCATAGCGGTTATGCCTTTGGCTGCACCCATTGGCTCAGGTTTGGGTATTCGTAATCCTTATAATATCTTAACCATTATTGAAAATGCCAAGGTACCCATTTTGGTGGATGCAGGTGTAGGCACGGCCTCCGATGCTGCCATTGCGATGGAACTGGGCTGTGCTGGCGTGCTGATGAACACGGCCATTGCTGAAGCCAAAAACCCGATACTCATGGCTTCTGCGATGCGTAAAGGCATTGAAGCAGGCCGGGAAGCTTATTTAGCCGGTCGTATGGCCAGAAAACGCTTTGCCTCTGCCTCATCACCCATAGACGGGTTGTTCTTTTAA
- the trmB gene encoding tRNA (guanosine(46)-N7)-methyltransferase TrmB, with the protein MLTVSEPTLPQRIRSFIRRQGRLTPGQQLALDSHWNTYCLDPETDYDFTQVFGRDAPLFIEIGFGNGDSLAKMAAANPDKNYIGIEVHTPGVGHLLILLHEHGINNVRIYSHDAIEILENKIADNSLAGIHLFFPDPWHKKKHHKRRIVRPSFVDLLVKKLKTGGYFHAATDWENYAEAMLAILSASPVLTNTSSSNDYCQCPEYRPLTKFEQRGIRLGHGVWDLIFSKV; encoded by the coding sequence ATGCTGACCGTTTCTGAACCCACCCTACCGCAAAGAATCCGTAGCTTTATTCGCCGGCAAGGCCGTCTTACGCCCGGTCAGCAACTGGCTTTGGATAGCCATTGGAATACCTATTGCCTGGATCCTGAAACAGATTATGATTTTACTCAAGTGTTCGGGCGTGACGCACCGCTGTTTATTGAAATAGGCTTTGGCAACGGCGATAGCTTGGCCAAGATGGCAGCGGCTAATCCTGATAAGAATTATATTGGCATAGAAGTCCATACGCCTGGCGTTGGACATTTGCTCATTTTACTTCATGAGCATGGCATAAATAATGTCAGAATTTATAGTCACGATGCCATCGAAATTTTAGAGAATAAAATTGCCGATAATAGCTTGGCGGGCATTCACTTGTTCTTTCCTGATCCCTGGCATAAAAAGAAACATCATAAAAGGCGTATCGTGCGTCCCAGTTTTGTTGACTTGTTAGTCAAAAAACTAAAAACGGGGGGATACTTTCATGCCGCAACCGATTGGGAAAATTACGCAGAAGCTATGCTGGCCATTTTATCGGCAAGTCCGGTATTAACCAATACCAGTTCAAGCAATGACTATTGCCAATGCCCGGAATACCGGCCGTTAACAAAATTTGAGCAGCGCGGCATAAGACTGGGGCATGGCGTTTGGGATTTGATTTTTAGCAAAGTATAA
- the aroG gene encoding 3-deoxy-7-phosphoheptulonate synthase AroG, whose amino-acid sequence MQTKYNTDDLRICGIKEVIPPAQVHDEIPISETAAETTLQARAEIHKILTGQDDRLLVVVGPCSIHDPKAALEYAGRLKTIKDELKNDLLIVMRVYFEKPRTTVGWKGLINDPDLDSSFNINKGLRVARQLLMDINTLGVPAATEYLDLITPQYISDLIAWGAIGARTTESQGHRELASGVSCPIGFKNSTDGTIKIAIDAIRAAMSPHHFLSLTKAGHSAIFSTTGNEDVHIILRGGNGRPNYDAVSVEQVAEGLVKADLKANIMIDFSHANSLKQCQRQLIVGNDVCGQIALGDQRVMGVMIESHLNAGNQEVIEGQPLNYGQSITDGCLSWEDTAPMLRNLAMAVQKRRQVNSQQDLS is encoded by the coding sequence ATGCAAACTAAATATAATACGGACGACTTGAGAATTTGTGGCATTAAAGAAGTCATTCCACCGGCTCAGGTTCACGATGAAATACCTATCAGTGAAACGGCCGCAGAAACAACTCTTCAGGCAAGGGCAGAAATTCATAAAATATTAACAGGACAGGATGACAGACTACTGGTTGTCGTAGGTCCTTGCTCTATTCATGATCCAAAAGCCGCTTTAGAATATGCCGGACGTTTGAAGACCATCAAAGATGAGTTAAAAAACGATTTACTGATTGTTATGCGTGTTTACTTTGAGAAACCTCGCACGACCGTTGGCTGGAAAGGCTTGATTAATGACCCGGATCTTGATTCCAGCTTCAATATCAATAAAGGCTTGCGCGTAGCCAGACAGTTATTAATGGATATTAATACACTCGGCGTACCTGCCGCCACTGAATACCTGGATTTAATTACGCCACAATACATTTCCGACTTGATTGCCTGGGGAGCGATTGGTGCCAGAACAACAGAAAGTCAGGGCCATCGTGAACTGGCGTCTGGCGTATCGTGTCCCATCGGCTTTAAAAACTCTACGGATGGTACGATTAAAATTGCGATCGATGCAATAAGAGCCGCCATGAGCCCACACCATTTTTTATCGCTGACTAAAGCAGGACACTCTGCCATTTTTTCAACAACAGGCAATGAAGATGTACATATCATTTTAAGAGGTGGCAATGGCCGTCCCAACTATGATGCAGTCAGTGTCGAACAAGTTGCTGAAGGTCTGGTAAAGGCTGATTTAAAAGCCAATATCATGATTGATTTCAGTCATGCCAACAGCTTAAAACAATGCCAACGACAACTGATTGTCGGTAATGATGTTTGCGGACAAATAGCGCTTGGTGATCAACGGGTTATGGGGGTGATGATAGAAAGTCATCTTAATGCCGGTAACCAGGAGGTCATTGAAGGCCAGCCACTAAATTACGGACAAAGTATTACTGACGGCTGTTTGTCATGGGAAGATACTGCTCCAATGCTGCGTAATCTGGCTATGGCCGTGCAAAAACGCAGACAGGTAAATAGCCAACAGGACTTAAGCTGA